In Nostoc piscinale CENA21, the genomic stretch ATATTGAACAATCAGATACACAACTGTTCAAAAAAGTCGAGTATCTGAACCAGCATAATGTTGCCTAATCAAACAAACTTAACATAAGATAATTTTATGTATTTTAAGCAACTCAACTATTGACAATCAATCAAAATAAACCATTGTTTGGTGAGCATAATTATGCCCACCGCATCAACTACTGAGACTTTTTCATTCTGTTAATTTCTTGTTGTAATTCTTCAATTTGTCGGCGTAAATTTTCGGCTTCGCTTGCGGAAGATTCTGCTGCAACATTTACTGCACCTTCAGAGGGCGATCGCTGATAATTACCCCGGCGGATTTGCTGATATTCTTCTGATACTGCCCACTCCCGTAAGTAATGTATCCGTTCCACAGCAAAGGGATGGCTTAACATCATGCCTTGAGCGCCATTGTAAATCAAGAATTTATAAATTTGATTCAGTCCATCTTCATCCAATGCTTGATAATTTTCTGACTGACGGATAAATTCTTGTAAACTACATTCATGGGCATATTTGCTACTTCCGCCAGATACCTTCATCATCGAAGACATGACTGAATTTAAGTCATCAAGCACTAACAGTGCTGCCCTGTCTGCTGTTAATTCTGCTTTTCGCCGCCATTCAAAAAAGGCATAGATTAAAGCTTGGGTAACGAAATTACCAATCCCAAAGGTCAATTCACCCAGGGCAGAAGCAGCACTCATCGCCCACATCGCCATTTGAATTAAAATAGTATGACCACATTTAATATGTCCCAGTTCATGGGCTA encodes the following:
- a CDS encoding M48 family metallopeptidase — encoded protein: MPTYTGISSDAFRHPLDRQAEQALRNLPGFELVARKFMEFVYERPQLVYLMGNTIQVGPRQYSTIYQIFRECVRDLDVYPEPALFVSQDPQANSYALGQENPFIVINTGILDLLEEVEIRAVLAHELGHIKCGHTILIQMAMWAMSAASALGELTFGIGNFVTQALIYAFFEWRRKAELTADRAALLVLDDLNSVMSSMMKVSGGSSKYAHECSLQEFIRQSENYQALDEDGLNQIYKFLIYNGAQGMMLSHPFAVERIHYLREWAVSEEYQQIRRGNYQRSPSEGAVNVAAESSASEAENLRRQIEELQQEINRMKKSQ